A portion of the Tepidisphaeraceae bacterium genome contains these proteins:
- a CDS encoding enolase C-terminal domain-like protein, which produces MDDHREVGGQIPIVRELDASSADAATDPHRPAIFADAPGRVEGVELYRVDCTKPRHFSFGTWHNRQHLVLRLRCGAHSGWGEMIVGKNDPGFDIASKSAEFGQLVGLALPQAIAHVRAAVGQGGANETEIAEMALIDLAGRTMDRPAVELLRLNGTDPVPGLYCVLDDRPDRVRDEARTALAQGLTTHLKVKLFGEREKDLGVVRAARDMYGPAAYVVGDANCGYRRPSIDALAVDLLALHAAGLSGCEDPASLSNEDWVALQAKVGALGLVPDAPVKNAARALRTLLPGMGRVYNIHPANTGSIFDAVALGRKVQSFGAKLMIGDDSLLGPACPRGSNWPSASAPTGSRRSRNRRSATRSSTASLARPPGARRTGASR; this is translated from the coding sequence GTGGACGATCATCGCGAGGTGGGCGGGCAGATCCCGATCGTGCGGGAACTGGACGCGAGTAGTGCGGACGCCGCTACGGACCCGCACCGGCCGGCCATCTTCGCCGACGCCCCTGGGCGCGTGGAAGGCGTGGAACTGTACCGCGTCGACTGCACGAAGCCGCGGCACTTTAGCTTCGGCACGTGGCACAACCGCCAGCACCTGGTGCTACGCCTGCGGTGCGGCGCGCACAGCGGGTGGGGGGAGATGATCGTCGGCAAGAACGACCCCGGTTTCGACATCGCGTCGAAGTCGGCTGAGTTCGGGCAGCTGGTCGGGCTGGCGTTGCCGCAGGCGATCGCCCACGTGCGGGCCGCCGTCGGCCAGGGGGGCGCCAACGAGACGGAGATCGCGGAGATGGCGCTGATCGACCTGGCGGGCCGAACGATGGACCGGCCGGCGGTCGAACTGCTGCGCCTGAACGGGACCGATCCGGTGCCGGGGTTGTATTGCGTCCTGGACGACCGCCCGGACCGCGTGCGCGACGAGGCGCGCACCGCGCTTGCGCAGGGATTAACGACGCACTTGAAGGTGAAGCTGTTCGGAGAGCGGGAAAAGGACCTCGGCGTGGTGCGGGCCGCACGCGACATGTACGGCCCGGCCGCGTACGTCGTGGGGGACGCGAACTGCGGGTATCGCCGGCCATCGATCGACGCGCTGGCCGTCGACCTGCTCGCGCTGCACGCGGCGGGCCTGAGCGGGTGCGAGGACCCGGCCAGCCTGTCTAACGAGGATTGGGTGGCGTTGCAGGCGAAGGTGGGCGCGCTCGGCCTCGTTCCCGACGCGCCGGTGAAGAACGCCGCGCGCGCGCTCCGCACGCTGCTGCCGGGCATGGGCCGCGTTTACAATATCCACCCCGCCAACACGGGGTCGATCTTCGACGCCGTCGCGCTGGGGCGCAAGGTGCAATCGTTCGGCGCGAAGCTGATGATCGGCGACGACAGCCTCCTTGGTCCCGCCTGCCCGCGTGGGAGCAACTGGCCATCGGCCTCGGCGCCGACTGGGTCGAGGCGATCGAGAAACCGCAGGAGTGCGACGCGTTCCTCAACTGCCTCACTGGCCAGGCCACCGGGCGCACGGCGGACGGGCGCTTCGCGATGA